From Deinococcus aquaticus, one genomic window encodes:
- a CDS encoding NUDIX hydrolase, translating to MSSVDPLDSALADPWALWVGERERRSLHLPTYRRAAVLVALTREVDPRVLLTVRSADLPTHQGQISFPGGSLEAAETPTQAAVREAWEEVGLDPAQVTVLGELDDVFTPVGFHVTPVLARVPAEPTLTLSGEVAQLLLPSLADLRATPVVRETRALPDGQRVPLYRYPWQGHDIWGMTARVLHDLLTDGPG from the coding sequence GTGAGCAGCGTGGACCCGCTGGATTCGGCGCTGGCGGACCCCTGGGCGCTGTGGGTGGGCGAGCGTGAGCGGCGCAGCCTGCACCTGCCCACGTACCGCCGCGCGGCCGTGCTGGTCGCCCTGACCCGCGAGGTGGATCCGCGCGTGCTGCTCACGGTGCGCTCGGCGGACCTGCCGACCCACCAGGGGCAGATCAGTTTTCCCGGCGGGAGCCTGGAGGCCGCTGAGACCCCCACGCAGGCCGCCGTGCGGGAAGCCTGGGAGGAAGTGGGCCTGGATCCCGCCCAGGTGACGGTGCTGGGTGAACTGGACGACGTGTTCACGCCGGTCGGGTTTCACGTGACGCCGGTGCTGGCACGCGTGCCGGCCGAACCGACCCTGACCCTGAGCGGTGAGGTGGCGCAGTTGCTGCTGCCGTCCCTGGCGGACCTGCGGGCCACGCCGGTTGTGCGTGAAACGCGCGCCCTGCCGGATGGTCAGCGGGTGCCGCTATACCGATACCCCTGGCAGGGCCACGACATCTGGGGCATGACGGCCCGCGTGCTGCACGACCTGCTGACCGACGGCCCGGGCTGA
- a CDS encoding CAP domain-containing protein: protein MPTLNLPLTLLIPATLLLASCGGGPSAPSAAIGSSATTGGQGSAARDAGSQTMSSEEAQILKEINEARAVPRTCGTQAFAAAAPVTWNGYLAGAARTHAGDMAERAYFDHVTPEGRTPAQRAEAAGYTGWQEIAENIAAGYTLGNVTQGWLDSPSHCKTLMDPTLKEVGVGYLYKPGSKYGTYWVQDYGTR from the coding sequence ATGCCCACCCTGAACCTGCCCCTGACCCTCCTGATCCCGGCCACCCTGCTGCTCGCCTCCTGCGGCGGCGGCCCCAGCGCCCCCAGCGCTGCCATCGGCAGCAGCGCCACCACGGGCGGGCAGGGCAGCGCCGCGCGTGACGCCGGCAGCCAGACCATGAGCAGCGAGGAAGCCCAGATTCTCAAGGAGATCAACGAGGCCCGCGCCGTGCCGCGCACCTGCGGCACACAGGCCTTCGCGGCGGCCGCGCCCGTCACCTGGAACGGTTACCTGGCCGGGGCGGCCCGCACCCACGCCGGCGACATGGCCGAACGCGCCTACTTCGACCACGTCACCCCCGAGGGCCGCACGCCCGCCCAGCGCGCCGAGGCCGCCGGGTACACGGGCTGGCAGGAGATCGCTGAGAACATCGCCGCCGGGTACACCCTGGGCAACGTCACGCAGGGCTGGCTGGACAGCCCCAGCCACTGCAAGACCCTGATGGACCCCACCCTGAAAGAAGTGGGCGTGGGCTACCTGTACAAGCCCGGCAGCAAGTACGGCACCTACTGGGTGCAGGATTACGGCACGCGCTGA
- a CDS encoding DUF423 domain-containing protein encodes MPALNALRTGAVLAAVGVALGAFGAHALKTQLTPEALSTFETGVRYQMYAALALLILGTQPAQTRAPWPLLAGAVIFSGSLYLLTLTGVKILGAVTPIGGVLMIAGFVLAALDARK; translated from the coding sequence ATGCCTGCCCTCAATGCCCTGCGTACCGGCGCCGTCCTGGCCGCCGTGGGCGTCGCGCTCGGCGCTTTCGGAGCCCACGCCCTGAAAACCCAGCTGACGCCCGAAGCCCTGAGTACCTTCGAGACCGGGGTGCGCTACCAGATGTACGCCGCGCTGGCCCTGCTGATCCTGGGCACCCAGCCCGCCCAGACGCGTGCGCCCTGGCCGCTGCTGGCGGGGGCCGTGATCTTCAGCGGCAGCCTGTACCTGCTGACCCTGACCGGCGTGAAGATCCTGGGCGCCGTCACGCCCATTGGCGGCGTCCTGATGATCGCCGGATTCGTGCTGGCCGCACTGGACGCCCGGAAGTAG
- a CDS encoding DUF4384 domain-containing protein: protein MKKFLMIPAALLLSTAAAAPKISAQSIIVNPTQPDLNVSVRVDKDTSGAQNPAYRIDDKISISATVNRDAYVYLFNVNPDGSVDQILPNRLSDSNFVKAGTTKTFPAPDDKFNYTVAGPIGQNKVLALASATELDLAQISTFKTTQDQFATVNAKNQNGLAQALSIVVTPLPQNSWVSDTAFYTVAARNPVSTGSLFVGTNVANASVILNGQTLGAANVTYSNLRAATYPVRVKAPGYRDYTTTITVRAGATTNLNVEFAQAVTPAPVTGRYTVTIRTSVNGARVFVDGQEAGAVSGGLLNLQLTRGTHEILLIAPGYRTFSNTYNITQGGQITITPTR from the coding sequence ATGAAAAAGTTCCTGATGATCCCGGCCGCCCTGCTGCTCAGCACCGCCGCCGCCGCCCCCAAGATCAGCGCCCAGAGCATCATCGTGAACCCCACCCAGCCTGACCTGAACGTCAGCGTGCGCGTGGACAAGGACACCAGCGGCGCGCAGAACCCCGCCTACCGCATCGACGACAAGATCAGCATCAGCGCCACCGTCAACCGTGATGCGTACGTGTACCTGTTCAACGTCAACCCCGACGGCAGCGTCGACCAGATCCTCCCCAACCGCCTGAGCGACAGCAACTTCGTGAAGGCCGGCACCACCAAGACCTTCCCCGCACCCGACGACAAGTTCAACTACACCGTCGCCGGCCCCATCGGCCAGAACAAGGTCCTGGCCCTGGCCAGCGCCACCGAACTGGACCTTGCCCAGATCAGCACCTTCAAGACCACCCAGGACCAGTTCGCCACCGTGAACGCCAAGAACCAGAACGGACTGGCCCAGGCGCTGAGCATCGTCGTGACCCCCCTGCCCCAGAACAGCTGGGTCAGCGACACCGCCTTCTACACCGTCGCTGCACGCAACCCGGTCAGCACCGGCAGCCTGTTCGTCGGCACGAACGTCGCCAATGCCAGCGTGATCCTGAATGGCCAGACGCTCGGCGCGGCCAACGTCACGTACAGCAACCTGCGGGCCGCCACCTACCCCGTGCGCGTCAAGGCCCCCGGCTACCGTGACTACACCACCACCATCACCGTCCGCGCCGGCGCTACCACCAACCTGAACGTCGAGTTCGCGCAGGCCGTCACGCCCGCCCCCGTCACCGGCCGCTACACCGTCACCATCCGCACCAGCGTGAACGGGGCCCGCGTGTTCGTGGACGGCCAGGAAGCCGGCGCGGTCAGCGGCGGCCTGCTGAACCTGCAGCTGACGCGCGGCACGCACGAGATCCTGCTGATCGCCCCCGGCTACCGCACCTTCAGCAACACCTACAACATCACCCAGGGCGGCCAGATCACCATCACCCCCACCCGCTAA
- the gatA gene encoding Asp-tRNA(Asn)/Glu-tRNA(Gln) amidotransferase subunit GatA produces MPVPATPPTSAPDSAAALARAVQSRDTTPQDLTAAALARIEAARELNAVLSVNPHAAEQAGQVQARLNAGQALPLAGVPVIVKDNINVTGTATTSGSRILRGYVSPYDATAAARLVQAGAVIVAKANMDEFAMGSSTENSAYGPTLNPYDTARVPGGSSGGSAVAVAAGLSAVSLGSDTGGSVRQPAAFTGVYGLKPTYGRVSRYGLIAYASSLDQIGPFARSAEDLALVMNVIAGHDPHDATSLHAPPAFAAGTPDDLRGLRVGVITESLAGNTAGVNATLNATLDALRGAGATTAEVSLPELRYAIAAYYLIAMPEASSNLARFDGMVYGQRVPGSDVTEAMTLTREQGFGPEVQRRIMIGTYALSSGYYDAYYSKAMKVRRLIADRFTQAFAQFDVLVTPTSPFPAFRRGEKTSDPLAMYAADVDTVAVNLAGLPALSVPAGFETVDGTPLPVGIQFIAPALQDERLVQIAGALEGIGIAQPQVAPGY; encoded by the coding sequence ATGCCCGTGCCCGCCACCCCGCCCACCAGCGCCCCTGACAGCGCCGCCGCCCTGGCCCGCGCCGTGCAGTCGCGCGATACGACCCCCCAGGACCTGACGGCCGCCGCCCTGGCCCGCATCGAGGCGGCCCGCGAACTGAATGCCGTCCTGAGCGTCAACCCGCACGCCGCCGAGCAGGCCGGGCAGGTGCAGGCCCGCCTGAACGCCGGCCAAGCCCTGCCGCTGGCCGGCGTGCCCGTGATCGTCAAGGACAACATCAACGTGACCGGCACCGCCACCACCAGCGGCAGCCGCATCCTGCGCGGGTACGTCAGCCCCTACGACGCCACCGCCGCCGCCCGGCTCGTGCAGGCGGGGGCCGTGATCGTCGCCAAGGCCAACATGGACGAGTTCGCCATGGGCAGCTCCACCGAGAACAGCGCCTACGGCCCCACCCTGAACCCGTACGACACGGCCCGCGTGCCCGGCGGCAGCAGCGGCGGCAGCGCCGTGGCTGTCGCTGCCGGCCTGAGCGCCGTCAGTCTGGGCAGCGATACCGGCGGCAGCGTCCGCCAGCCCGCCGCGTTCACCGGCGTGTACGGCCTGAAACCCACTTACGGCCGCGTCAGCCGCTACGGCCTGATCGCGTACGCCAGCAGCCTCGACCAGATCGGGCCGTTCGCCCGCAGCGCCGAGGACCTCGCGCTCGTCATGAACGTCATCGCGGGGCATGACCCGCACGACGCCACCAGCCTGCACGCCCCGCCCGCCTTTGCCGCCGGGACGCCCGACGACCTGCGCGGCCTGCGGGTCGGCGTGATCACCGAGAGCCTCGCCGGGAATACGGCGGGCGTGAACGCCACGCTGAACGCCACCCTGGACGCCCTGCGCGGTGCGGGCGCGACCACCGCCGAGGTCAGCCTGCCGGAACTGCGGTACGCCATCGCCGCGTACTACCTGATCGCCATGCCCGAGGCCAGCAGTAACCTCGCCCGTTTCGACGGCATGGTGTACGGCCAGCGCGTGCCCGGCAGCGACGTGACCGAGGCCATGACCCTGACCCGCGAACAGGGCTTCGGCCCGGAAGTGCAGCGCCGCATCATGATCGGCACCTACGCCCTCTCAAGCGGCTACTACGACGCCTACTACAGCAAGGCCATGAAGGTCCGCCGCCTGATCGCCGACCGTTTCACGCAGGCCTTCGCGCAGTTCGACGTGCTCGTCACGCCCACCAGTCCCTTCCCGGCCTTCCGGCGCGGCGAGAAGACCAGCGATCCGCTGGCCATGTACGCCGCCGACGTGGACACGGTTGCCGTCAACCTCGCGGGCCTCCCCGCCCTGAGCGTCCCCGCCGGGTTCGAAACCGTGGACGGCACGCCGCTGCCGGTCGGCATTCAGTTCATCGCGCCCGCCCTGCAAGACGAACGCCTCGTGCAGATCGCTGGAGCCCTGGAAGGCATCGGGATCGCGCAGCCGCAGGTGGCTCCCGGCTACTGA
- the rsmH gene encoding 16S rRNA (cytosine(1402)-N(4))-methyltransferase RsmH — protein sequence MNPDTEHPNFPDRTDGPSESGPLNSDLLTANLSADPSLTDPDAPDAAGAFSHVPVLADEVTEALAPAPGKVFVDGTLGGAGHTGLLLATGATVYGIDQDPFALNRARAANHPGLHVLEGNYRDMVSLLAGAGVTQVDGILLDIGVSSFQLDDGGRGFSYHTEAPLDMRMSQSGETAADVVNEYDEEDIAAIIYEYGEDRLSRRIARGIVYAREKAPIETTVQLAEIVKRAYPGFSKGIHPARRTFQALRIHVNDELGALRDGLQAAETLLAPSGRLAVISFHSLEDRIVKRFLLGSQVLSPLTKRPVIASESEQAVNPRARSAKLRSAVRVDGGQDA from the coding sequence ATGAACCCAGATACAGAGCATCCCAACTTCCCGGACCGCACTGACGGCCCGTCCGAATCCGGCCCCCTCAACTCCGACCTTCTCACCGCCAACCTGTCCGCCGATCCATCCCTGACCGACCCCGACGCCCCTGACGCGGCCGGGGCCTTCTCGCACGTGCCGGTGCTGGCCGACGAGGTCACCGAGGCCCTGGCTCCCGCGCCGGGCAAGGTGTTCGTGGACGGCACGCTGGGCGGCGCCGGGCACACCGGGCTGCTGCTGGCGACCGGCGCGACCGTGTACGGCATCGACCAGGACCCCTTCGCCCTGAACCGCGCGCGGGCCGCGAACCACCCGGGCCTGCACGTCCTGGAAGGCAACTACCGCGACATGGTCTCGCTGCTGGCGGGCGCGGGCGTCACGCAGGTGGACGGCATCCTGCTGGACATCGGCGTGAGTTCCTTTCAGCTGGATGACGGTGGGCGCGGCTTCTCGTACCACACCGAGGCTCCGCTGGACATGCGCATGAGCCAGTCGGGCGAGACGGCCGCCGACGTGGTTAACGAGTACGACGAGGAGGACATCGCCGCGATCATCTACGAGTACGGCGAGGACCGCCTGTCCCGCCGGATCGCGCGCGGCATCGTGTACGCCCGCGAGAAAGCGCCCATCGAGACCACCGTGCAACTGGCCGAGATCGTCAAGCGGGCGTACCCGGGCTTCAGTAAGGGCATCCACCCGGCCCGGCGGACCTTCCAGGCGCTGCGGATTCACGTGAACGACGAACTGGGCGCGCTGCGCGACGGTCTTCAGGCTGCCGAGACGTTGCTCGCCCCCAGCGGACGGCTGGCCGTGATCAGCTTCCACTCGCTGGAGGACCGCATCGTGAAACGCTTCCTGCTGGGCAGCCAGGTGCTGTCGCCGCTGACCAAGCGTCCCGTGATCGCCTCCGAGTCCGAGCAGGCCGTCAACCCCCGCGCCCGCAGCGCGAAACTCCGTTCGGCTGTCCGGGTGGACGGCGGGCAGGACGCATGA
- a CDS encoding 3D domain-containing protein, with protein sequence MLQPLIRWTRTILFSLVGMTAASAQTAATVALTQPASPALPASTVATDAVRSALSVVPAPAAPTAQSAAQVRAEAVARAEAQSATLAVTPIRGKSAIARSTAYNSVPGQTDATPFITATGTRTRPGVVALSRDLLRTFPYGTKVMLEDLSGKYSNMLKGRIFVVEDTMAARKTNSVDVWMATRTEALNWGARQIRITAVR encoded by the coding sequence ATGCTTCAACCGCTTATCCGCTGGACCCGCACCATCCTGTTCAGCCTCGTTGGAATGACCGCCGCGTCCGCCCAGACGGCCGCCACCGTCGCCCTGACCCAGCCCGCCAGCCCCGCCCTGCCTGCCAGCACCGTCGCCACCGACGCCGTCCGCAGCGCCCTGAGCGTCGTGCCCGCCCCCGCAGCACCCACCGCCCAGAGCGCCGCGCAGGTCCGCGCTGAGGCCGTTGCCCGCGCCGAGGCCCAGTCCGCGACCCTGGCCGTTACCCCCATCCGCGGCAAGAGCGCCATTGCCCGCTCGACCGCCTACAACAGCGTCCCCGGACAGACCGACGCCACCCCGTTCATCACCGCCACCGGCACCCGCACCCGCCCCGGCGTGGTCGCCCTGTCCCGCGACCTGCTGCGCACCTTCCCCTACGGCACCAAGGTCATGCTCGAAGACCTCAGCGGGAAGTACAGCAACATGCTCAAGGGCCGCATCTTCGTCGTCGAGGACACCATGGCCGCCCGCAAGACCAACTCGGTCGACGTGTGGATGGCCACCCGCACCGAAGCCCTGAACTGGGGCGCCCGCCAGATCCGCATCACCGCCGTCCGCTGA
- a CDS encoding pseudouridine synthase: MTDRSADHPDSTPASPGGERLQKRLARAGIASRRAVEDMIKAGRVTVNGEVAVLGRTVTDADDVRVDGQLVETTAVENVTFMLHKPAGYVTTARDEYGRRNVLDAMPSIPGLHPVGRLDKDSEGLLLLTTDGQLTLNLTHPRYGHEKAYRAWTEGDAPPTAEELEALVTGVELEDGVARAVSAEQAREGAFVVLGEGRNRQVRRMLETIGHPVYRLLRYRVGGLWMGDLEPGEFRQLNQKELQDLLHPDRMPPAVWDRAQRETMARWG, translated from the coding sequence ATGACCGACCGATCCGCTGACCACCCTGACTCCACGCCCGCCAGTCCCGGCGGGGAACGCCTGCAAAAACGCCTCGCGCGCGCCGGGATCGCCTCACGCCGCGCCGTGGAGGACATGATCAAGGCGGGCCGCGTGACCGTGAACGGCGAGGTCGCCGTGCTGGGCCGCACCGTCACCGACGCCGACGACGTGCGCGTGGACGGGCAACTGGTCGAGACGACCGCCGTCGAGAACGTCACGTTCATGCTGCACAAACCCGCCGGGTACGTCACGACCGCCCGCGACGAGTACGGCCGCCGCAACGTCCTGGACGCCATGCCCAGCATTCCGGGCTTGCACCCGGTCGGGCGTCTCGACAAGGACTCCGAGGGCCTGCTGCTGCTCACCACCGACGGGCAGCTCACGCTGAACCTCACGCACCCCCGCTACGGGCACGAGAAGGCCTACCGCGCCTGGACCGAAGGGGACGCGCCGCCCACCGCCGAGGAACTCGAAGCCCTGGTGACGGGTGTGGAGCTGGAAGACGGCGTGGCGCGCGCCGTCAGTGCCGAGCAGGCCCGCGAGGGCGCGTTCGTGGTGCTGGGCGAGGGCCGTAACCGGCAGGTGCGCCGCATGCTGGAAACCATCGGCCACCCGGTCTACCGCCTGCTGCGTTACCGCGTGGGTGGCCTGTGGATGGGCGACCTGGAACCCGGCGAGTTCCGTCAGCTGAACCAGAAGGAACTTCAGGATCTGCTGCACCCGGACCGCATGCCGCCCGCCGTGTGGGACCGCGCGCAGCGTGAGACGATGGCCCGCTGGGGCTGA
- the truB gene encoding tRNA pseudouridine(55) synthase TruB, whose translation MPVIAVDKPLNLTSHDVVNRARRARGTKRVGHTGTLDPLATGVLVLCVDDSTKVVQFMEADSKDYLAWISLGAGTPTLDAEGPVEETGDVPPLDPAHVQTLLQSFTGPQAQVPPQYSAIQVGGQRAYAVARAGGALDLPARNVTIHSLDLLGIYPSVEAAPRTFDPQSWTPADTGHTFTLPPALGEFPTLLVRARVGSGTYLRSLARDVGGALGVPAHLGGLVRTRVGRYDLRDAATLDGLPEAAGIPDLAALDFPVIEADDRVARELRQGKRPAHPALGRHVVTLNGDLVAVVDGNGEQLKVVRAWA comes from the coding sequence ATGCCCGTGATCGCCGTCGACAAACCTCTGAACCTCACCTCTCACGATGTCGTGAACCGCGCGAGGCGGGCGCGCGGCACGAAACGCGTGGGACACACGGGCACGTTGGACCCCCTGGCGACCGGCGTGCTGGTGCTGTGCGTGGACGACAGCACCAAGGTCGTGCAGTTCATGGAGGCCGACAGCAAGGACTACCTCGCGTGGATCAGCCTGGGGGCCGGGACGCCCACCCTGGACGCCGAGGGGCCGGTCGAGGAGACGGGCGACGTGCCGCCCCTGGACCCGGCGCACGTGCAGACGCTGCTGCAATCCTTCACGGGGCCGCAGGCGCAGGTGCCGCCGCAGTACAGCGCCATTCAGGTGGGCGGTCAGCGGGCGTACGCGGTGGCCCGCGCCGGGGGCGCGCTGGACCTGCCCGCGCGGAACGTGACCATCCACTCGCTGGACCTGCTGGGCATCTACCCCAGCGTGGAGGCCGCGCCGCGCACCTTCGACCCGCAGAGCTGGACCCCTGCGGACACAGGTCATACCTTCACCCTGCCGCCCGCGCTGGGCGAGTTTCCCACCCTGCTGGTCCGCGCCCGCGTGGGCAGCGGCACGTACCTGCGCTCGCTGGCGCGCGACGTGGGCGGCGCGCTCGGCGTGCCCGCCCACCTGGGCGGACTGGTCCGCACGCGCGTGGGCCGCTACGACCTGCGGGACGCCGCCACCCTGGACGGGCTACCCGAGGCGGCGGGCATCCCGGACCTCGCCGCGCTGGACTTCCCGGTCATCGAGGCCGACGACCGCGTGGCCCGCGAACTCCGCCAGGGCAAACGCCCGGCCCACCCCGCCCTGGGCCGCCACGTCGTCACGCTGAACGGCGACCTCGTGGCCGTCGTGGACGGCAACGGCGAACAACTGAAAGTCGTGCGCGCCTGGGCGTGA
- a CDS encoding ABC transporter permease: MTSAPATPSERGPAAPDRSLAWSLARSHLRRRRTQNVLTILGIAVGVMALIAALSLTNGFTRALIDATLRASPHLSVTAFTPSRPDPELQAALQADRRVQAFTPFLADKGLLTRPASEGRAAGVDFATLFGMTGAAGQVLDLPDAESAALSNLKAGEVMLGSALARNVGAFTGDEVRLLNSTQRRTSLTVRGVFTTGNYLIDSAYAFTNLQTLQTLQGTQNITGYQLRLTNPDLAPAVGNDLTRTRAYSALPWQSLYGTLLDQLALQKKVIGFVVLLIVVVAAFGIANVLTLAVFEKTQEIAILRAIGATRSLITRVFLLEGLALGLGGLLLGNLLGLGISAYFTVRPFTLPGDLYFITSLPVEVRLTDLLGVNAIGLITTLLAALIPARRAASIEPARIIR, from the coding sequence ATGACTTCAGCCCCGGCCACCCCATCCGAGCGCGGCCCCGCCGCTCCTGACCGCTCGCTGGCCTGGTCCCTGGCCCGCTCCCACCTGCGCCGCCGCCGCACCCAGAACGTCCTGACCATTCTGGGCATCGCCGTGGGTGTCATGGCGCTGATTGCCGCGCTGAGCCTCACCAACGGCTTTACCCGCGCGCTGATCGACGCGACCCTGCGCGCCAGCCCGCACCTGAGCGTCACGGCCTTCACGCCCTCCCGGCCCGACCCGGAACTCCAGGCAGCCCTGCAGGCCGACCGGCGCGTGCAGGCCTTCACGCCCTTCCTGGCAGACAAGGGTCTGCTGACCCGCCCCGCCAGTGAGGGCCGCGCCGCCGGAGTGGATTTTGCCACGCTGTTCGGCATGACCGGCGCGGCCGGACAGGTGCTGGACCTGCCCGACGCGGAAAGCGCGGCCCTGTCGAACCTGAAGGCCGGCGAGGTGATGCTCGGCTCCGCCCTGGCCCGCAACGTCGGCGCGTTCACGGGTGACGAGGTGCGCCTGCTGAACAGCACGCAGCGCCGCACCAGCCTCACCGTGCGCGGCGTGTTCACCACCGGCAACTACCTGATCGACTCGGCGTACGCCTTTACCAACCTGCAGACCCTCCAGACCCTTCAGGGCACGCAGAACATCACGGGTTACCAGCTGCGCCTGACCAATCCGGACCTCGCCCCGGCCGTCGGCAACGACCTGACCCGCACCCGTGCCTACTCCGCGCTGCCGTGGCAGAGCCTGTACGGCACCCTGCTGGATCAGCTGGCCCTGCAGAAGAAAGTCATCGGGTTCGTGGTGCTGCTGATCGTCGTCGTGGCCGCCTTCGGCATCGCGAACGTCCTGACACTGGCCGTGTTCGAGAAGACGCAGGAAATCGCCATCCTGCGCGCTATCGGGGCCACCCGCAGCCTGATCACCCGCGTGTTCCTGCTGGAAGGCCTGGCGCTGGGCCTGGGCGGCCTGCTGCTGGGGAACCTGCTGGGCCTGGGCATCAGCGCATACTTCACGGTGCGGCCCTTCACGCTGCCCGGCGACCTGTACTTCATCACCAGCCTGCCGGTCGAGGTGCGCCTGACCGACCTGCTGGGCGTGAACGCCATCGGCCTGATCACCACCCTGCTGGCCGCCCTGATTCCCGCCCGCCGCGCCGCCAGCATCGAACCCGCCCGCATCATCCGCTGA
- a CDS encoding peptidoglycan D,D-transpeptidase FtsI family protein: MEVKIRNRSALMRVLALGMFLTLVWAYAQLEWGVPQTVRSSVVQARGPIVASDGKVLATSVNGKRVYPQGSIAGQLVGMMGTTDGLEGLEAAYNGPLSAGQPLKLTLDTQVQASAEAALAKAVPEHQGQYGTVVVLETRTGRVLAAATYPPFDPNVWRRYNQETRRNRAFVDNFEPGSTVKALVVAAAMNEGLTTPETVYDTPMRRFVGGRWGSTIGDAVDHPGALSTQGILRYSSNVGMSHIVEHFPMESMRGYLQQYGFGRDVSMPAIPTASGQLQPLPRWNELVRATNAFGQGMSSTTLQLAAAFNTLANDGQYISPRLVEGAGGVERREVVQPEVARTTRRLLQTVITEGIFSQAGIKGYNLAGKTGTAQTVDARGRYSATVFDSVFAGFFPAESPRVTIAVMVHAAKFKYHGSQLAAPIFKEISADVLSGWAAAPGRAQTEGE, translated from the coding sequence GTGGAGGTGAAGATCCGCAACCGCTCGGCCCTGATGCGGGTGCTGGCACTGGGTATGTTCCTGACGCTGGTGTGGGCGTACGCGCAGCTGGAGTGGGGGGTGCCGCAGACCGTGAGAAGCTCGGTGGTGCAGGCGCGCGGTCCTATCGTGGCGTCCGACGGGAAGGTGCTGGCCACCAGCGTGAACGGCAAGCGCGTGTACCCGCAGGGCAGCATCGCGGGGCAACTGGTTGGCATGATGGGCACCACCGACGGCCTCGAGGGCCTGGAAGCGGCGTACAACGGGCCGCTGAGTGCCGGGCAGCCCCTGAAACTCACGCTGGACACCCAGGTGCAGGCCTCGGCCGAGGCGGCGCTTGCCAAGGCCGTGCCGGAGCATCAGGGTCAGTACGGCACGGTGGTGGTCCTCGAAACCCGTACCGGGCGCGTGCTGGCCGCCGCCACCTACCCGCCCTTCGATCCGAATGTCTGGCGCCGATACAACCAGGAGACGCGCCGTAACCGTGCGTTCGTGGATAACTTCGAGCCGGGCAGCACCGTCAAGGCGCTGGTCGTGGCCGCCGCCATGAACGAGGGCCTGACCACCCCGGAGACCGTGTACGACACGCCCATGCGCCGCTTTGTGGGGGGCCGCTGGGGCAGCACCATCGGGGACGCGGTGGATCACCCGGGCGCGCTGAGTACGCAGGGCATCCTGCGCTACAGCAGCAACGTGGGCATGAGTCACATCGTGGAGCACTTTCCCATGGAGTCCATGCGGGGGTACCTGCAGCAGTACGGGTTCGGCCGTGACGTCAGCATGCCGGCCATTCCCACGGCGTCCGGGCAGTTGCAGCCGCTGCCGCGCTGGAATGAGCTGGTGCGCGCCACGAACGCGTTCGGGCAGGGCATGAGCAGCACGACGCTGCAACTGGCGGCGGCCTTCAATACCCTGGCGAACGACGGGCAGTACATCTCGCCCCGGCTGGTCGAGGGGGCCGGTGGGGTCGAGCGGCGCGAGGTGGTGCAGCCTGAGGTGGCCCGCACGACCCGCCGCCTGCTGCAGACTGTGATCACTGAGGGCATCTTCTCGCAGGCCGGGATCAAGGGGTACAACCTGGCCGGGAAGACCGGGACGGCGCAGACGGTGGACGCCAGGGGCCGGTACTCGGCGACGGTGTTCGACAGCGTGTTTGCGGGCTTTTTCCCGGCCGAATCGCCCCGCGTGACTATCGCGGTGATGGTGCACGCTGCGAAATTTAAGTACCACGGGTCGCAGCTGGCCGCGCCCATCTTCAAGGAGATCTCGGCGGACGTGCTGTCCGGCTGGGCGGCTGCGCCCGGGAGGGCCCAGACGGAAGGTGAGTGA
- the mraZ gene encoding division/cell wall cluster transcriptional repressor MraZ gives MPFGEYPYTIDDKGRVVMPPPFREFVEDGMILTRGMEGCLYVFPLTSWKRVEEQLEGLPLTDAGSRAFVRFFYSGASKARLDNQSRVSVPQTLRAFAGLDSDVIVAGAPGRLELWNPARWDAAITAVQDNPPKPDLLVNFVA, from the coding sequence TTGCCGTTTGGAGAGTACCCGTACACCATTGACGACAAGGGGCGAGTGGTCATGCCACCGCCTTTTCGTGAGTTCGTGGAGGACGGCATGATCCTGACGCGCGGCATGGAAGGCTGCCTATACGTGTTCCCGCTGACCAGCTGGAAACGCGTGGAAGAGCAGCTGGAAGGTCTGCCCCTCACGGACGCCGGTTCGCGGGCGTTCGTGCGTTTCTTCTACTCCGGGGCCAGCAAGGCCCGGCTGGATAACCAGAGCCGCGTGTCGGTCCCGCAGACGCTGCGGGCCTTCGCGGGACTGGACAGTGACGTGATCGTGGCGGGCGCGCCCGGCCGCCTGGAACTGTGGAACCCGGCCCGCTGGGACGCGGCCATCACGGCCGTGCAGGACAACCCACCCAAACCCGACCTTCTCGTGAACTTCGTGGCGTGA